Proteins from one Gammaproteobacteria bacterium genomic window:
- a CDS encoding RluA family pseudouridine synthase: TLPRAGVIHRLDKDTTGLLVIAKSFKAHTHLVEQLQERAFEREYRAIINGLVTGGGTVNKPIDRHPTQRTRQAVVHHGKEAVTHYRLLGKYRGHCLLRVNLETGRTHQIRVHMAYLRHPLVGDTLYGGRLRIPAGASEELKTALRGFKRQALHAAKLGFIHPESGEHMSWEVPMPQDMLDLIAVLERDAADLSPDDY; the protein is encoded by the coding sequence AAACCCTGCCGCGCGCTGGCGTGATTCACCGCCTGGATAAAGACACCACCGGCTTGTTGGTGATTGCCAAGAGTTTCAAGGCGCACACTCATCTGGTGGAGCAGTTGCAAGAGCGGGCGTTTGAACGCGAGTACCGCGCCATCATCAACGGCTTGGTGACCGGCGGTGGCACGGTAAACAAGCCCATTGACCGTCATCCCACCCAGCGTACCCGTCAGGCGGTAGTACATCACGGCAAGGAAGCGGTAACCCATTACCGACTGCTGGGCAAGTATCGCGGCCACTGTTTGCTGCGGGTCAATCTGGAAACTGGCCGTACCCACCAGATCCGGGTGCATATGGCCTATCTGCGTCATCCGCTGGTGGGCGATACCCTGTACGGTGGTCGTCTGCGTATTCCTGCCGGGGCGAGCGAAGAACTTAAAACCGCCTTGCGCGGCTTTAAGCGTCAGGCGCTGCATGCGGCCAAGCTGGGTTTTATTCACCCGGAAAGCGGCGAGCACATGTCCTGGGAAGTGCCGATGCCACAGGACATGCTGGATCTGATCGCTGTGCTGGAACGTGATGCCGCAGATTTGAGCCCCGATGATTACTGA
- the pgeF gene encoding peptidoglycan editing factor PgeF, producing the protein MITELMRPNWPAPTGVCALTTTRAGGVSVAPYDRLNLADHVGDDIAHVLENRRLLRDSLRLPAEPVWLQQVHGTVAVPAGPGQVGAVADASYTHARGVVCAVMTADCLPVLFCDRDGRSVAAAHAGWRGLVNGVLEQTVSKMDVAPEKLLAWLGPAIGPAAFEVGGEVRQAFVDHQAQAAQAFVVNRPGHFLADLYALARLRLQACGVDAIYGGEYCTFSQPDCFFSYRRQSRTGRMASLIWLDNGG; encoded by the coding sequence ATGATTACTGAGTTGATGCGCCCTAACTGGCCGGCCCCGACTGGGGTTTGTGCCTTGACCACCACCCGCGCCGGTGGGGTGAGTGTCGCACCCTACGATAGACTGAATCTGGCGGATCACGTGGGTGATGACATTGCGCACGTACTGGAAAATCGTCGCCTGCTGCGTGATTCCCTGCGACTGCCGGCAGAGCCGGTGTGGCTGCAACAAGTGCATGGCACGGTTGCGGTGCCCGCCGGGCCGGGGCAGGTGGGCGCGGTAGCCGATGCCTCTTACACCCATGCGCGCGGCGTGGTGTGTGCGGTGATGACGGCGGACTGTCTGCCGGTGCTGTTTTGTGACCGTGACGGCCGCAGCGTGGCCGCAGCTCATGCCGGATGGCGAGGGCTGGTGAACGGCGTGCTGGAGCAAACTGTCAGCAAAATGGACGTGGCACCGGAAAAACTATTAGCCTGGCTGGGGCCGGCCATCGGACCTGCCGCGTTTGAAGTGGGTGGTGAAGTGCGCCAGGCGTTTGTCGATCACCAAGCTCAGGCGGCGCAGGCATTTGTTGTCAATCGTCCCGGGCATTTTCTGGCGGATTTATATGCGTTGGCGCGCTTGCGGCTGCAAGCCTGTGGCGTGGACGCGATTTACGGCGGCGAGTACTGCACGTTCAGTCAGCCTGACTGTTTTTTCTCCTACCGGCGGCAATCACGCACCGGTCGAATGGCCTCATTGATATGGCTGGACAACGGCGGCTAA
- a CDS encoding ZIP family metal transporter, whose protein sequence is MTTLSWILIFCLLGGVLSVLAASVYLLFPEHIRRRSLPHLVSYAIGALLGAAFLGLLPHALESEFVTDSHNITFAVLIGILVFFLLEKLVLWRHCHSAACEVHTPEDTHDHHHDHDHHHHGNNKLSGSLVLFGDASHNFVDGILIAAAFLTDIHLGMVTALAVAAHEIPQEVGDFAVLLNSGFTRAKALLYNVLSSLTTVLGGLVAYFSLSAAEPFLPYVLAVAAASFIYVAVADLIPSLHKRTSARDGVQQVLLISLGVATIFAAHSNLH, encoded by the coding sequence ATGACGACACTTTCCTGGATTCTGATCTTCTGTTTGCTCGGTGGCGTACTCAGTGTACTGGCTGCCAGCGTTTACCTGTTATTTCCTGAACACATCCGTCGCCGCAGTCTGCCACACCTGGTGAGCTACGCGATCGGCGCGTTGTTGGGCGCCGCGTTTTTGGGCTTGTTGCCACACGCGCTGGAATCTGAATTTGTGACCGACTCGCACAACATCACGTTCGCCGTGCTGATTGGCATCCTGGTGTTTTTTCTGCTGGAAAAACTGGTGCTGTGGCGTCACTGCCATTCGGCTGCCTGCGAGGTGCATACCCCGGAAGACACGCACGATCACCACCATGATCATGACCATCATCATCACGGTAATAACAAGCTGTCAGGTTCGCTGGTGCTGTTCGGTGATGCGTCGCACAACTTTGTTGATGGAATTTTGATTGCGGCAGCGTTTTTGACCGACATTCATCTGGGGATGGTGACGGCTCTGGCGGTGGCGGCTCACGAGATTCCGCAAGAGGTTGGTGATTTTGCGGTGTTGCTCAACAGCGGATTTACCCGCGCCAAGGCGTTGTTGTACAACGTGCTGTCCAGCCTGACCACGGTACTGGGGGGCTTGGTGGCGTATTTCAGCCTGTCTGCCGCCGAGCCATTCTTGCCTTACGTGCTGGCAGTTGCGGCGGCGAGTTTCATATACGTGGCAGTGGCGGATTTGATTCCGTCACTGCACAAACGCACTTCCGCTCGTGATGGTGTGCAGCAGGTGCTGCTGATCTCACTGGGCGTGGCGACGATTTTCGCCGCCCATTCTAACCTTCACTGA
- a CDS encoding HlyC/CorC family transporter, which translates to MNDIPLSALFIALGILLLLSAFFSSSETGLMTLNRYRLRHLAKIGHGGAKRAEKLLQRPDRLIGMILIGNNFVNILASSLATIIAMRLGGEAGIAIGAGLLTLVLLIFAEVAPKTLAAMHPERIAFPAAYILGPLLTILYPVVWVINSLANALLRLLGVDTKNLSGDQSLSHEELRTVLHEAGGMIPKRHQKMLVSILDLNKVAVEDIMVPRNEITGIDLEDDLPEIVEQMSHSHHARLPVYEGDINNVIGVVNLRHVLHLLGREDFDKAMLRELLTAPYFIPEATPLTTQLLNFQREEERVAMVVDEYGDIQGLVTLEDILEEIVGEFTTDPYATSRDIHPQDDGSYLVDGGVNIRSLNRQMDWQLPEDGPKTLNGVITEYLEILPEPGTSVKINGYPIEVVQTSGNAVKTARINANLRAVPSKEVSEG; encoded by the coding sequence TTGAACGATATCCCCTTAAGTGCGCTATTCATCGCGCTTGGAATCCTGTTGCTGTTATCCGCGTTTTTCTCCAGTTCCGAAACCGGACTGATGACGCTCAACCGCTATCGCTTACGCCACCTGGCCAAAATTGGTCATGGCGGAGCCAAGCGGGCAGAAAAGTTACTGCAACGCCCCGATCGCCTGATCGGCATGATTTTGATCGGCAACAACTTCGTCAACATTCTTGCCTCGTCCCTGGCCACGATTATCGCCATGCGCCTGGGCGGTGAGGCTGGCATCGCCATTGGCGCAGGTTTGCTCACCTTAGTGCTGCTGATTTTTGCTGAAGTTGCGCCCAAAACCCTGGCAGCAATGCACCCTGAACGGATTGCGTTTCCGGCAGCGTACATTCTGGGACCATTACTCACCATCCTTTACCCGGTTGTCTGGGTGATCAACTCGCTGGCCAATGCCTTGCTGCGTCTGCTGGGCGTTGACACCAAAAATTTATCTGGCGATCAAAGCCTCAGCCATGAGGAGTTGCGCACGGTATTGCACGAGGCCGGCGGCATGATCCCCAAGCGCCACCAGAAAATGCTGGTGAGCATTCTGGATCTGAACAAAGTCGCGGTCGAAGACATCATGGTGCCGCGCAATGAAATCACCGGCATTGATCTGGAAGATGATCTGCCAGAAATTGTCGAGCAAATGAGCCACAGTCACCACGCACGCCTGCCGGTGTATGAGGGCGACATCAACAATGTCATCGGTGTGGTCAATCTGCGCCACGTACTGCATCTGTTGGGCCGCGAAGATTTTGACAAAGCCATGTTGCGGGAACTGCTGACCGCCCCATATTTCATTCCCGAAGCCACCCCGCTGACCACGCAACTGCTGAATTTCCAGCGCGAGGAAGAACGCGTGGCAATGGTAGTCGATGAATATGGCGACATTCAGGGTCTGGTCACCCTGGAAGACATTCTGGAAGAAATCGTCGGCGAGTTCACCACCGATCCGTACGCCACCAGCCGCGACATTCATCCGCAGGATGATGGCAGCTACCTGGTGGACGGCGGCGTCAACATCCGTTCGCTCAATCGACAAATGGATTGGCAACTACCGGAAGATGGTCCCAAAACCCTCAATGGTGTGATTACCGAATACCTGGAAATCCTGCCCGAACCGGGCACCAGCGTGAAAATCAACGGCTATCCGATTGAAGTGGTTCAGACCAGTGGTAATGCGGTAAAAACCGCCCGCATCAACGCCAACCTGCGGGCAGTTCCTAGCAAAGAAGTCAGTGAAGGTTAG
- a CDS encoding rhodanese-like domain-containing protein, whose product MFISGSEARALVAEGAQLVDVRGPHEYAADGAPGAVNIPLQALAQIARDMLSADKPVVVYCASGMRSAQAKNVLQQLGFSSVHNVCSARQYMS is encoded by the coding sequence ATGTTTATCAGTGGATCAGAAGCGCGGGCATTGGTGGCTGAAGGGGCTCAGTTGGTGGATGTGCGTGGACCACACGAATATGCGGCTGATGGGGCACCCGGTGCGGTCAATATTCCTCTGCAGGCCCTGGCGCAGATTGCGCGTGACATGTTGAGCGCCGACAAGCCCGTGGTGGTTTATTGCGCCAGCGGCATGCGCAGTGCCCAGGCCAAAAATGTGTTACAGCAACTGGGATTTTCCTCGGTACACAATGTCTGCTCGGCGCGGCAGTACATGAGCTGA
- a CDS encoding acetoin utilization protein AcuC, with translation MNPPRRVARFIGSDRYRGHRYSANHPLAIPRVSLTTDLIHAYDAMSADEYLPSPQASVEQLQQFHTADYVAALQRCESEGQVPAEFRQRYRLGTLENPFFSNMFSTPATATGGSIAAAEQVIAGRMAFSPAGGMHHARADQARGFCFFNDPVLAILRLRRQGWRVIYLDIDAHHGDGVELAFADDPQVLTVSLHMDTDYAYPFAGGRIEDSGPLGNALNLPLPRDVHDAEYDAVFSALWPKVLQHFAADAVVLQAGTDILRPDPLGKFRISTQQFLRVVEQIITHSPRGENNVPRLAVLGGGGYHPLALARCWTGVWGLLSGRDLPLALPVQAQQLLRAVDWDQDEDEDYFPQLFQSRIDPPQTGPIRDEVRDRLAQLLREHPLFQTVEAVS, from the coding sequence TTGAACCCGCCGCGTCGTGTGGCCCGATTCATCGGCTCTGATCGCTATCGGGGCCACCGTTATAGCGCCAATCACCCGCTGGCGATTCCCCGGGTCTCGTTGACTACCGATTTGATTCACGCCTACGACGCGATGAGTGCGGACGAGTATTTGCCGTCGCCCCAGGCCAGTGTCGAACAGTTGCAGCAATTTCACACCGCCGACTATGTGGCGGCCCTGCAGCGCTGCGAATCCGAGGGACAGGTGCCCGCCGAATTCCGTCAGCGCTATCGATTGGGTACGCTGGAGAATCCGTTTTTCAGCAATATGTTTTCGACGCCAGCAACCGCGACCGGTGGCAGTATCGCTGCGGCCGAGCAGGTGATCGCCGGACGCATGGCGTTTAGCCCGGCGGGCGGAATGCATCATGCCCGCGCGGATCAGGCGCGCGGTTTTTGTTTTTTCAATGATCCGGTGCTGGCGATTTTGCGTTTGCGTCGTCAGGGATGGCGGGTGATTTATCTCGATATCGATGCCCATCATGGCGACGGTGTGGAGCTGGCTTTTGCCGATGATCCGCAGGTACTGACCGTATCGCTGCACATGGATACGGACTACGCCTATCCGTTCGCCGGTGGTCGCATCGAGGACAGTGGTCCGTTGGGAAATGCGCTGAACTTGCCCTTGCCGCGTGATGTGCATGATGCGGAATACGATGCGGTGTTTTCGGCGCTGTGGCCCAAAGTGCTGCAGCATTTTGCTGCGGATGCAGTGGTGCTGCAGGCGGGCACCGATATTTTGCGACCTGATCCGTTGGGAAAATTTCGTATCTCGACCCAGCAGTTTTTACGGGTAGTGGAGCAAATCATCACGCATTCGCCGCGCGGAGAGAATAACGTGCCGCGACTGGCGGTGCTCGGTGGCGGCGGTTATCACCCGCTGGCCTTGGCGCGCTGCTGGACGGGTGTGTGGGGTTTGTTGTCGGGGCGGGATTTACCGCTGGCGCTGCCTGTACAGGCGCAGCAATTGTTGCGGGCGGTGGACTGGGATCAGGACGAAGATGAGGATTATTTTCCGCAGTTGTTCCAGTCGCGCATCGATCCGCCTCAAACCGGGCCGATTCGCGACGAGGTTCGCGACCGCCTGGCGCAACTGTTGCGGGAGCATCCGTTGTTTCAAACCGTCGAGGCAGTTTCATGA
- a CDS encoding aldo/keto reductase, whose translation MNLIPGWATPEATGAYANAHAGQVGEGHFSEFIKTRIQLSSLGLGTFPGEASSEQDAVLGQLVSQALQQGVNVIDTAAHYRYGRSLAAIGAGIRDAMAGGVPREAMFVVSKGGFLTLRGGRPADMAAWFEKEIVQAGLGTMDDLAKGAHLLTPQYINYQLDLSRQLLGLETLDAFLVDQPEVHIERIGKEKLNQRLLSVFVQLEQAVAEGRLRYYGISTFDGFRVETDHPLFQSLTSMMGLAEKAAQQVTGKNDGKHHFRLVQLPFNQVMNEGFTRFNQATGQDNIASTLQAAWQLKLYVMGSHSLMKGRLAQYSSEALLLATPTLANSAQRALQFCRSTPGIGTALVGVHRAEHLQDLLAVAARAVLKRETYLAMYQRT comes from the coding sequence ATGAATCTGATTCCAGGTTGGGCCACGCCAGAAGCCACTGGCGCGTACGCGAATGCGCATGCCGGCCAGGTGGGTGAGGGGCATTTCAGTGAATTTATCAAAACCCGGATTCAGCTGAGTTCGCTGGGGCTGGGGACGTTTCCCGGCGAAGCCAGCAGCGAGCAGGATGCGGTGCTGGGGCAATTAGTCAGTCAGGCGCTGCAACAGGGCGTGAATGTGATCGATACCGCTGCGCACTATCGCTACGGTCGTTCGCTGGCGGCGATCGGTGCCGGTATTCGTGATGCGATGGCCGGGGGCGTGCCGCGCGAGGCAATGTTTGTGGTTTCCAAAGGCGGATTTTTGACCCTGCGTGGTGGTCGTCCTGCGGACATGGCCGCTTGGTTTGAAAAGGAAATCGTGCAGGCTGGTTTGGGCACGATGGACGACCTGGCCAAAGGCGCGCATCTGCTGACACCGCAATACATCAACTATCAGTTGGATTTGTCGCGCCAGTTGCTGGGGTTGGAGACGCTGGATGCATTTTTGGTGGATCAGCCGGAAGTCCACATCGAACGCATCGGCAAGGAAAAACTCAATCAGCGACTGCTGTCCGTGTTCGTGCAACTGGAGCAGGCGGTGGCCGAAGGGCGGTTACGCTACTACGGCATTTCCACCTTCGATGGTTTTCGGGTGGAAACCGATCATCCGCTGTTTCAGTCACTGACCTCAATGATGGGGCTGGCAGAAAAGGCTGCACAACAAGTCACCGGCAAGAATGATGGCAAGCATCATTTTCGTCTGGTGCAACTGCCGTTCAATCAGGTGATGAACGAAGGTTTTACCCGCTTCAATCAGGCCACCGGCCAGGACAATATCGCTTCGACCTTGCAGGCTGCCTGGCAGCTAAAACTGTATGTGATGGGCAGTCACAGCCTGATGAAGGGACGGCTGGCGCAGTACAGCAGTGAAGCGTTGTTGCTGGCGACGCCGACCTTGGCCAATTCGGCGCAACGGGCGCTGCAGTTTTGCCGTTCGACGCCGGGTATCGGCACCGCGCTGGTGGGCGTACATCGCGCCGAGCATTTGCAGGATCTGCTGGCGGTGGCGGCGCGGGCGGTGCTCAAGCGCGAGACCTATCTGGCGATGTATCAGCGGACATAG
- a CDS encoding methyl-accepting chemotaxis protein — translation MKQGSSVLRRLFWACMGFGMLMGVVFPFYAQMFVTVHDGMFWLFSVSCWIAGVSIGLVNYSLVKTVLVKRLEKLAEVANAVGNRDLTFQCSLQSNDVLGVIADSVNKMADNLRQDLARIDEAAKQLMAASQDISNDSRNMAAQIEQQQRQTDQVAAAMAQMSATVQEVASHATDAATAARQVDQASDRGKQVISASIGDFDNLSNQVQAAGEVVQRLVADSENVSSVLSVIQSIAEQTNLLALNAAIEAARAGEQGRGFAVVADEVRTLASRTHESTREIQAMVERIQAGTGSAVNAMSAARSKTDESVERVAEVAEALAEITGSIARISEMNTQIANAMNEQKLVTGDVGRSVIMIQQGTTQVVGSAQTSSTNAQQLVGLVTELHELLAQFRLVRDHS, via the coding sequence ATGAAACAAGGCAGTAGCGTACTGCGCCGTCTATTCTGGGCATGCATGGGTTTCGGCATGCTGATGGGCGTGGTGTTTCCGTTTTATGCGCAAATGTTTGTCACCGTGCATGACGGGATGTTTTGGTTGTTTTCCGTAAGTTGCTGGATTGCGGGCGTTTCCATTGGCTTAGTGAATTATTCCCTGGTCAAAACCGTATTGGTCAAACGCTTGGAAAAACTGGCTGAGGTTGCCAATGCCGTGGGCAATCGTGACCTGACCTTTCAGTGCAGTTTGCAGAGCAATGACGTGCTGGGCGTGATTGCAGATAGTGTCAACAAAATGGCTGATAACCTCAGGCAGGACCTGGCAAGAATTGATGAGGCCGCCAAACAATTGATGGCCGCCAGTCAGGATATCTCTAACGATTCACGCAATATGGCTGCGCAGATTGAGCAGCAGCAGCGACAGACTGATCAGGTGGCAGCGGCGATGGCGCAAATGTCAGCCACGGTACAAGAGGTCGCGAGTCATGCGACGGATGCAGCGACGGCTGCCCGGCAGGTGGATCAGGCCTCAGACAGAGGCAAACAGGTGATTTCTGCCTCGATCGGTGATTTCGATAATCTGTCGAATCAGGTACAGGCCGCTGGTGAGGTGGTGCAGCGCTTGGTGGCAGACAGTGAAAATGTCAGTAGCGTGTTGAGCGTGATTCAAAGCATTGCCGAACAAACCAATTTGCTGGCATTGAATGCCGCCATTGAAGCGGCGCGTGCCGGTGAGCAAGGGCGGGGGTTTGCGGTGGTGGCTGATGAGGTTCGAACCCTGGCGAGTCGAACCCACGAATCCACGCGAGAAATTCAGGCAATGGTCGAACGCATTCAAGCAGGAACCGGTAGTGCGGTGAACGCGATGAGTGCGGCGCGCAGCAAAACCGACGAGAGCGTGGAGCGCGTTGCCGAAGTGGCCGAAGCGCTGGCGGAAATTACCGGCTCCATTGCGCGGATCAGTGAAATGAATACCCAAATTGCTAACGCGATGAACGAACAAAAACTGGTGACTGGCGATGTGGGGCGCAGCGTCATCATGATTCAGCAAGGCACAACGCAAGTGGTGGGATCGGCGCAAACCAGTTCGACCAACGCGCAGCAGTTGGTGGGATTGGTTACAGAACTGCACGAGTTACTGGCGCAATTCCGTTTGGTGCGCGATCACTCGTGA
- a CDS encoding TM2 domain-containing protein encodes MNKAWKSLDLEGGGLQTINQALTARMKHHRAAYALWLLFPLGLHRFYLQQFAPGVFLILLADALALFGGMLFSMLPGWVFLLPLLAVGIYEAIWIDRRVSAYNKELRMKLYLRHDHAPPAHYQGRVIDNEQLIESFQQEKEQETVGGTAKAAAPTLGKQHILSFAEQEKLLREMKKPRDHR; translated from the coding sequence ATGAACAAAGCGTGGAAATCACTGGATCTGGAAGGCGGCGGACTGCAAACCATTAACCAGGCACTCACCGCCCGCATGAAACATCACCGTGCTGCTTATGCACTTTGGCTGCTGTTCCCCCTCGGACTGCATCGTTTTTATCTGCAGCAATTCGCGCCGGGCGTGTTTTTGATTTTGCTTGCTGATGCATTGGCCTTGTTCGGCGGAATGCTTTTTTCCATGCTACCTGGCTGGGTGTTTCTGCTGCCGCTGTTGGCTGTGGGAATCTACGAGGCGATCTGGATTGATCGTCGCGTTAGTGCTTACAACAAAGAGCTACGGATGAAACTGTATCTGCGTCACGATCATGCGCCGCCGGCCCATTACCAGGGACGCGTCATCGACAATGAGCAACTCATCGAATCGTTTCAGCAGGAAAAAGAACAGGAGACCGTGGGAGGAACTGCAAAAGCTGCTGCACCAACCCTGGGAAAACAGCACATTTTGTCGTTTGCCGAACAGGAAAAACTTCTCAGAGAAATGAAAAAGCCGCGCGACCATCGCTAA
- a CDS encoding selenium metabolism-associated LysR family transcriptional regulator: MADRRLQVFHTVAKLLSFTKAAETLHMTQPAVTFQVRQLEEHFNTRLFDRTHNRISLTEAGRRVYEYAGEIFDLYARMENSVRELTGEVSGVLIIGASTTIAEYMLPALLGDFKDKYPDVSVRLKVSNTEGIVSMVENNVIDLGVVEAPVANKNLAVELCKEDQLVAIVPPDHPLAQRQKISPHELLEYPYICREEGSGTREVILDYLAEVGLNTTELNVIMELGSSEAIKGAVEAGIGITVLSRATLSKELKLQTLVAIPLDPPLDRPFSFVHQKQKFRQRAMEELLEFARDYCKEHPGVD, translated from the coding sequence ATGGCCGATCGGCGACTTCAGGTCTTTCACACAGTAGCTAAGTTGTTAAGCTTCACCAAAGCTGCGGAAACGCTGCATATGACGCAGCCCGCCGTGACGTTCCAGGTTAGACAGCTGGAAGAACATTTCAATACTCGCCTGTTTGATCGCACCCACAATCGTATCAGCCTGACCGAAGCGGGGCGGCGTGTGTACGAATACGCCGGCGAAATTTTTGATCTGTATGCGCGCATGGAAAATTCAGTGCGTGAGCTGACCGGCGAAGTCAGTGGCGTGCTGATCATTGGTGCGAGCACCACGATTGCGGAATACATGTTGCCGGCACTGCTGGGTGATTTTAAAGATAAATACCCTGATGTCAGTGTGCGCTTGAAAGTCTCCAACACCGAAGGCATTGTCTCCATGGTTGAGAACAATGTCATCGATCTGGGCGTGGTTGAAGCGCCTGTTGCCAACAAGAACCTGGCAGTGGAATTGTGCAAGGAAGATCAGTTGGTGGCGATTGTGCCGCCGGATCATCCCTTGGCGCAGCGGCAGAAAATCAGCCCGCATGAGTTGCTCGAATACCCGTACATCTGTCGCGAAGAAGGTTCGGGCACTCGCGAAGTCATTTTGGATTATCTGGCCGAGGTGGGTCTGAACACCACGGAGCTGAACGTCATCATGGAACTGGGCAGCTCCGAAGCCATCAAAGGGGCGGTAGAAGCGGGCATCGGTATCACCGTGCTGTCGCGTGCGACCCTGAGCAAAGAACTCAAACTGCAAACGCTGGTAGCGATTCCGCTGGATCCACCATTGGATCGTCCCTTCTCGTTTGTGCATCAAAAACAAAAATTCCGCCAGCGTGCGATGGAAGAACTGCTGGAGTTCGCGCGCGACTACTGCAAAGAACATCCAGGCGTCGATTGA
- a CDS encoding GMP synthase yields MKNYAVIQHNYSEFLGLIEGQLEKRDIGFSYVRPFVGQDMPGSAIQFDALFLLGASWPVGDSEHMPWLADELRLIASFEKAKRPVVGLGFGALLLAQYAGGQPSDQPFHNAYWTTAHIAPGAEQDPIAQAVAGRKVLVMANGSVALPEGVLPLLVDDQGRWIAIRPSEHLVGLLFRPELKPGMIEDMIMEAGRKTPDNIADLLQTAREQWQDSQHTTDRLIVALVSVLDLMKERRKPPVFHLKQE; encoded by the coding sequence ATGAAAAATTACGCAGTTATCCAACACAACTACAGTGAATTTCTGGGTCTGATCGAAGGGCAACTGGAGAAGCGGGATATTGGCTTCAGCTACGTCCGGCCCTTTGTGGGACAGGATATGCCCGGCTCTGCCATTCAATTCGATGCGCTGTTTCTGTTGGGTGCCAGTTGGCCGGTGGGTGACAGCGAACACATGCCCTGGCTGGCGGATGAATTGCGCCTGATCGCCAGTTTTGAAAAAGCCAAGCGACCGGTAGTGGGTTTGGGGTTTGGAGCATTATTGCTGGCCCAGTACGCAGGTGGTCAGCCCAGCGACCAGCCGTTCCATAACGCGTACTGGACGACGGCGCATATTGCCCCGGGGGCCGAGCAAGATCCCATTGCGCAGGCGGTGGCAGGGCGCAAGGTACTGGTGATGGCCAATGGCTCGGTGGCTTTGCCAGAGGGTGTGTTGCCGCTGCTGGTGGATGATCAGGGGCGCTGGATTGCCATTCGCCCCTCCGAACACTTGGTGGGATTGCTATTTCGGCCAGAACTCAAGCCGGGCATGATTGAGGACATGATCATGGAGGCAGGCAGAAAAACACCGGATAATATCGCCGACCTATTGCAAACTGCCCGTGAGCAATGGCAGGATTCGCAGCACACCACCGACCGACTGATTGTGGCCCTGGTATCTGTTCTGGATTTGATGAAAGAACGCCGCAAACCACCTGTTTTCCATCTCAAGCAAGAATAA
- a CDS encoding Crp/Fnr family transcriptional regulator → MKSQEKQLINLFRELDEAKRGSVLDFARFLREQVKEQDVALPEPQWVAPKPGETVVGAIKRLSASYPMLDKAKMLDETSTLVTQHVMQGRNKLEVIAELEQVFALHYERLKTLGKQK, encoded by the coding sequence ATGAAATCCCAAGAAAAACAGCTAATTAACCTGTTTCGCGAGCTTGATGAAGCCAAGCGTGGCAGCGTGCTTGATTTTGCCCGCTTCCTCCGCGAACAGGTGAAGGAACAGGATGTAGCATTACCTGAGCCCCAATGGGTTGCGCCCAAACCCGGCGAAACGGTGGTTGGCGCGATCAAGCGTCTGTCTGCCTCTTACCCTATGTTGGACAAGGCCAAAATGTTGGATGAAACCTCTACCCTGGTGACGCAGCACGTCATGCAAGGGCGAAATAAACTGGAAGTGATTGCCGAGCTGGAGCAAGTGTTTGCCCTGCACTATGAGCGGCTGAAAACCCTGGGGAAACAGAAATGA